One genomic window of Arthrobacter caoxuetaonis includes the following:
- a CDS encoding acyl-CoA dehydrogenase family protein, with the protein MPGPPVDRMTPLDAAASRYLSPEGRRIAAGVQGLQQRIRDLAPEAEKRGRLDSGIIEAFTDLGLYRACAPLEYGGYALGARDIAEIAGALGKGDASASWTFFVGTSLRMVSTLPERLVNELYSRLDGHSGPLAAGGSTFAAVTGTATRAEGGWMVEGKWTYVSGNHDAAWLFGGAAWVDGDKSGHALIMMDPADIKRLDDWQVAGMAASDSNSIVTIEPVFVPDHRFVDMAELPMHMDSAAARFSGLAYQAKTRASMMTATVVNMAALVGMAEGALDVFRQLAPARKPFSPPYASIAEMASSQVAAGKARALIDAAKATVLQYADEIDHLAVRGEDYTGDEEAQGCTSLAFAGQLAKDAIDLILRITGSSGMALSSPLQRYSRDAAVILSHGAMRLESLAEISGRRLLGQPPFSMFAGGLQDKAAQK; encoded by the coding sequence ATGCCTGGTCCCCCCGTCGACCGGATGACACCGTTGGATGCGGCGGCCTCCAGGTACCTCAGCCCGGAAGGGAGGCGGATCGCGGCCGGCGTACAGGGTCTGCAGCAGCGTATTCGCGATCTGGCCCCGGAAGCAGAGAAGCGTGGCCGGCTGGACAGCGGGATCATCGAAGCGTTTACGGATCTCGGTCTATACCGCGCGTGCGCCCCGCTTGAGTACGGCGGCTATGCGCTGGGTGCCCGCGACATCGCGGAGATCGCGGGCGCGCTCGGCAAGGGTGACGCCTCCGCAAGCTGGACATTCTTTGTTGGCACCAGCCTTCGTATGGTGAGCACACTCCCCGAGCGTTTAGTCAATGAACTGTACAGCCGGCTGGACGGTCACTCCGGACCACTCGCAGCCGGCGGTTCCACCTTCGCGGCGGTAACCGGCACTGCCACTCGGGCTGAGGGAGGGTGGATGGTCGAAGGCAAGTGGACCTATGTATCAGGGAACCATGACGCCGCCTGGCTGTTCGGCGGTGCTGCCTGGGTTGACGGTGACAAGAGCGGGCATGCCCTGATCATGATGGATCCGGCCGACATAAAGCGGCTTGATGATTGGCAGGTGGCGGGAATGGCGGCCTCTGATTCGAATTCGATTGTGACAATTGAGCCGGTGTTCGTGCCTGACCACCGGTTCGTTGACATGGCCGAGCTCCCGATGCACATGGATAGCGCCGCTGCCCGGTTCAGCGGCCTTGCGTACCAGGCGAAGACCCGCGCCTCCATGATGACAGCCACGGTTGTGAACATGGCCGCTCTCGTTGGTATGGCGGAGGGCGCGTTGGATGTGTTTCGCCAGCTAGCCCCCGCGCGGAAGCCGTTCAGCCCGCCCTACGCCAGCATTGCCGAGATGGCCTCGAGCCAGGTTGCCGCCGGCAAGGCCAGAGCACTCATTGACGCGGCAAAGGCGACGGTGCTGCAGTACGCGGACGAAATCGACCACCTCGCGGTACGCGGCGAGGACTATACCGGTGATGAGGAAGCACAAGGATGCACCAGCCTGGCTTTCGCGGGCCAGCTCGCGAAGGACGCAATAGACCTCATCCTGCGCATTACGGGCTCCTCCGGAATGGCACTCTCCAGCCCGCTTCAGCGATACTCCCGTGACGCCGCCGTGATCCTCTCCCACGGCGCAATGCGCCTGGAGTCCCTCGCCGAGATCAGCGGCCGGCGCCTCCTCGGCCAGCCACCGTTCAGCATGTTCGCCGGCGGACTGCAGGACAAGGCTGCTCAAAAGTAG
- a CDS encoding ATP-binding cassette domain-containing protein has product MSGAAFELKNINVHYGYARALEQVSLVVRPGEVVALLGDNGAGKSTLLKVMSGAHVPTAGELFVSGERVHFKSPRDASASGVQMVYQDLALVEAMDIAGNLMLGRERLMHGPLGWLGFLDRKAMRRESQRELDALGVRTAPVTRSVEMLSGGQRQVIAIARSSARLPEHGVLLMDEPTAALGHEQTELVESLIRTLAARGVSIVVVTHNLPLASAVSDRIVVLNRGRKVADVPTGETDKDTVVGWITGASVQAGVLQH; this is encoded by the coding sequence ATGAGCGGTGCGGCGTTTGAACTGAAGAATATTAATGTCCACTACGGCTACGCACGGGCGCTTGAGCAGGTCTCACTTGTGGTCCGCCCCGGAGAGGTCGTCGCGCTCCTGGGGGACAATGGGGCAGGTAAATCAACGTTGCTCAAGGTCATGTCCGGAGCACACGTGCCCACCGCGGGGGAACTGTTTGTGTCCGGTGAGCGGGTGCATTTCAAATCCCCGCGCGATGCCTCCGCCTCCGGTGTCCAGATGGTGTACCAGGACCTGGCGTTGGTAGAAGCGATGGACATTGCCGGAAATCTGATGTTGGGGCGCGAGCGTCTGATGCATGGACCGCTGGGCTGGCTCGGCTTCTTGGACCGAAAGGCCATGCGCAGAGAATCACAGCGTGAGCTCGATGCGCTGGGAGTGCGAACAGCGCCGGTGACAAGGTCAGTGGAGATGCTCTCCGGTGGCCAGCGGCAGGTCATCGCGATTGCTCGTTCGAGTGCCCGGTTGCCGGAACATGGGGTTCTGCTTATGGACGAGCCCACTGCGGCGCTCGGCCACGAGCAGACTGAGCTCGTTGAGTCGCTCATCCGAACCCTCGCCGCACGGGGCGTCTCGATCGTGGTCGTCACCCACAACCTTCCGCTCGCTTCCGCAGTCTCAGACCGTATCGTCGTCCTGAACCGCGGTCGGAAAGTAGCGGATGTGCCGACGGGGGAGACCGATAAGGACACCGTGGTGGGGTGGATCACCGGCGCCAGCGTTCAAGCGGGTGTGCTCCAACACTGA
- a CDS encoding ABC transporter permease gives MPWKVRGLLLVRDQGLIALWVGIIVIFSFWGAPHFLSLPTAVSVLNAAAIAGIYAAGVAVGVMTGVLDLSVPGTAAFAGVVTGTLLTQGSPTWLAVAAGLLAGLVVGVVNALVVLRGFNPLIVTIAMLSVLSGAALLLANGSNISGLTQLVFMGTQTYFGIPAPVYISVGVFVVLTVFLKYTRGGVRLLAVGGGAEAARRVGIAVNQYRILGFVISGVCAALGGIVTAAYITTAVPSASVGTVFTAMTAVALAGVPFVGGRGSLPRVGLGAVVVATISAGLLLAKVPADWSSVATGILLVGGLGLNMWTTNTTSKLLVANNGEGMKGGLR, from the coding sequence TTGCCGTGGAAGGTCCGCGGGCTGCTTTTGGTCCGTGACCAAGGGCTCATTGCACTCTGGGTCGGGATTATAGTCATCTTCAGTTTCTGGGGTGCCCCTCACTTCCTGTCGCTTCCAACAGCCGTTTCGGTACTCAACGCTGCTGCAATCGCCGGGATTTATGCTGCGGGTGTTGCCGTGGGAGTGATGACCGGAGTGCTGGACCTTTCCGTTCCGGGTACGGCCGCATTTGCCGGCGTCGTCACCGGTACCCTCTTGACGCAGGGATCACCGACCTGGCTGGCGGTTGCGGCCGGGCTGTTGGCGGGGCTCGTCGTCGGTGTAGTCAACGCGCTGGTCGTACTGCGTGGGTTTAATCCACTGATCGTAACGATCGCCATGCTCAGCGTCCTAAGTGGTGCTGCGCTGCTCCTGGCGAACGGCTCCAATATCTCCGGGCTGACCCAGCTCGTGTTCATGGGGACGCAGACCTACTTCGGCATTCCTGCCCCGGTGTACATTTCGGTCGGCGTCTTTGTGGTGCTCACTGTCTTTCTCAAGTACACCCGGGGCGGCGTTCGGCTGTTGGCAGTGGGCGGCGGCGCCGAAGCGGCCCGTCGCGTCGGAATCGCAGTAAACCAGTACCGCATTCTGGGGTTTGTCATCTCGGGAGTGTGCGCAGCGCTTGGAGGAATCGTGACCGCTGCATACATCACGACGGCGGTTCCGAGCGCGAGCGTCGGCACGGTCTTCACAGCGATGACCGCTGTCGCTCTCGCCGGGGTTCCCTTTGTCGGTGGGCGGGGAAGCCTGCCCCGGGTGGGGCTCGGTGCCGTCGTGGTAGCCACGATATCGGCTGGGCTCCTGCTCGCGAAGGTTCCCGCCGACTGGTCCTCTGTCGCCACGGGCATATTGCTCGTCGGGGGACTCGGGCTCAACATGTGGACAACAAACACCACGTCAAAGCTCCTTGTAGCCAACAACGGCGAAGGCATGAAAGGTGGGCTCCGATGA
- a CDS encoding sugar ABC transporter substrate-binding protein produces the protein MKKPRSIVFAGAVFTVGLFALSGCAGAASTADAPSESADAKGEIAFFSPSAQIDVVSALAAGVTEEMEAQGYTVVVHDANFDPVKQAQQIQQALDTRSIVGAWVFPVAPEAAAQSVEALQSAGIPAVIEGPPMSLGFEGPQPGIAFDTPSFVKYGTAIGEAAASCAVQDGHEALFLSPPDSAGGSAAVNEAIYASFAAGAPDVEIVGTAEGADLASAQTAVSQLLIAHPDADVIIAASDETALGAVGAFKAANKTPACIVAGGGGEGGMAAYEAGDITAIISWDYTSAIAEAAEDLIRLMSDPTSVGGIIETPVKASGGN, from the coding sequence ATGAAGAAGCCTCGTAGTATCGTTTTCGCTGGCGCGGTGTTCACCGTCGGACTGTTCGCCCTTTCTGGTTGCGCCGGAGCTGCCTCGACGGCCGATGCGCCCTCTGAGTCCGCGGACGCGAAGGGGGAGATTGCGTTCTTTTCGCCGTCGGCTCAGATCGACGTGGTTAGCGCGCTCGCCGCAGGAGTAACTGAGGAAATGGAGGCGCAGGGGTACACGGTAGTTGTTCATGACGCGAACTTCGACCCCGTTAAGCAGGCGCAGCAAATCCAGCAGGCGCTCGACACTCGAAGCATAGTCGGTGCGTGGGTTTTTCCAGTAGCCCCTGAAGCTGCGGCTCAAAGCGTGGAGGCGCTTCAAAGCGCCGGCATCCCCGCGGTCATCGAAGGGCCGCCGATGTCACTCGGCTTCGAAGGTCCGCAGCCAGGCATAGCCTTTGACACCCCTAGCTTCGTTAAGTACGGTACTGCGATCGGTGAGGCAGCGGCGAGCTGCGCAGTCCAGGATGGACACGAAGCCTTGTTCCTGTCGCCGCCTGATTCCGCTGGCGGGTCTGCTGCCGTGAACGAGGCAATCTATGCTTCATTTGCCGCTGGTGCCCCCGACGTGGAGATCGTCGGAACTGCGGAGGGAGCGGACCTTGCCAGTGCGCAGACCGCGGTCTCACAGCTTCTCATCGCTCATCCCGACGCGGACGTCATTATCGCGGCGAGTGACGAGACTGCACTCGGCGCGGTTGGTGCCTTTAAGGCCGCGAACAAGACGCCCGCGTGCATCGTCGCCGGTGGAGGCGGCGAAGGCGGCATGGCTGCATATGAGGCTGGTGACATCACTGCAATCATCAGTTGGGACTACACCTCCGCCATCGCCGAGGCAGCAGAGGACCTCATCAGGCTGATGTCCGACCCCACCTCTGTAGGCGGGATCATCGAGACTCCTGTCAAGGCTTCGGGCGGCAACTGA
- a CDS encoding ABC transporter substrate-binding protein: MTLAGRFTLSRSARRRAAALTAGLAMSALVLSGCAESNRDAADDGATASEVDGTFVFAASSDPKTLDPAFASDGESFRVSRQIFEGLVGVEPGTADPAPLLAKSWETSEDALTYTFALEEGVTFHDGTPFNGEAVCANFDRWYNFTGIQQAESQAYYYSKLFKGFADTPENATYESCEATGENEAVVTLAKPFAGFIAALSLPAFSMQSPAAMEEFAANDASGTAEAPELTEYAKSHPTGTGPFKFEGWEVGNQIKLSANEDYWGEQGQVTDIIFRVIDDPNSRRQSLQSGDIDGYDLVAPADTQALADAGFKVIPRDPFTILYLGMNQKVEQLADPLVRQAIAHAIDKEALVNQTLPEGTKVATQFIPDVVNGYNEDVTTYEYDPEKAKELLAEAGYPDGFTVDFNYPTGVSRPYMPTPEQVFSNISAQLEEVGITVNPQPSKWSPDYLDRVQATEDHGIHLLGWTGDYNDTDNFVGVFFGQEKPEFGFSNPEIFEQLEAARQVSSLEEQTPMYEKINDDIAKFVPAVPLAHPAPSLAFSDRVDSYPASPVNDEVFNQIKLNK, from the coding sequence ATGACCCTTGCTGGCAGATTCACTCTCAGCCGGTCTGCCCGGCGACGGGCAGCCGCCCTGACTGCCGGCCTGGCCATGAGCGCTCTTGTGCTCTCCGGCTGCGCCGAAAGCAACCGCGATGCCGCAGACGACGGCGCCACTGCCTCTGAGGTGGACGGCACGTTCGTCTTCGCCGCATCCTCGGACCCCAAGACCCTGGATCCGGCCTTCGCCTCCGACGGCGAATCCTTCCGCGTCAGCCGCCAGATCTTCGAAGGCCTTGTCGGCGTCGAACCCGGAACCGCCGATCCGGCGCCGCTGCTCGCCAAGTCCTGGGAGACCTCCGAGGACGCCCTGACCTACACCTTCGCCCTCGAAGAAGGCGTCACCTTCCACGACGGCACTCCGTTCAACGGCGAGGCCGTCTGCGCGAACTTCGACCGCTGGTACAACTTCACGGGCATCCAGCAGGCCGAAAGCCAGGCCTACTACTACAGCAAGCTGTTCAAGGGCTTCGCTGACACCCCTGAAAACGCCACGTACGAGTCCTGCGAAGCTACCGGCGAGAACGAAGCCGTCGTGACCCTGGCGAAGCCGTTCGCCGGCTTCATAGCGGCACTGTCCCTTCCGGCCTTCTCCATGCAGAGCCCCGCCGCCATGGAAGAGTTCGCCGCTAACGATGCCTCCGGCACCGCTGAGGCACCGGAACTGACCGAATACGCCAAGTCGCACCCGACCGGCACCGGCCCCTTCAAGTTCGAGGGCTGGGAAGTCGGCAACCAGATCAAGCTTTCCGCCAACGAGGATTACTGGGGCGAGCAGGGACAGGTCACGGACATCATCTTCCGCGTCATCGATGATCCCAACTCCCGCCGCCAGTCCCTGCAGTCCGGTGACATTGACGGTTATGACCTGGTGGCCCCGGCAGATACCCAGGCACTGGCCGACGCCGGCTTCAAGGTCATTCCGCGTGATCCCTTCACCATCCTCTACCTGGGCATGAACCAGAAGGTCGAGCAGCTTGCCGACCCGCTGGTCCGGCAGGCGATCGCCCACGCGATCGACAAGGAAGCGCTGGTCAACCAGACCCTTCCCGAAGGCACCAAGGTTGCAACGCAGTTCATTCCCGACGTCGTCAACGGCTACAACGAAGACGTCACCACGTACGAGTACGACCCCGAGAAGGCCAAGGAACTGCTCGCCGAAGCCGGTTACCCGGACGGCTTCACGGTGGACTTCAACTACCCCACCGGTGTCTCCCGCCCGTACATGCCGACTCCCGAGCAGGTGTTCTCCAACATTTCCGCACAGCTGGAGGAAGTGGGCATCACCGTCAACCCGCAGCCGAGCAAGTGGTCCCCGGACTACCTTGACCGTGTGCAGGCCACTGAAGATCACGGCATCCACCTGCTGGGCTGGACCGGCGACTACAACGACACCGACAACTTCGTGGGAGTGTTCTTCGGCCAGGAGAAGCCCGAATTCGGCTTCTCCAACCCGGAGATCTTCGAACAGCTCGAGGCAGCACGCCAGGTGAGCAGCCTCGAGGAGCAGACCCCGATGTACGAGAAGATCAACGACGACATCGCCAAGTTCGTCCCGGCGGTACCGCTGGCACACCCGGCGCCGTCGCTCGCCTTCTCGGACCGCGTGGATTCCTACCCCGCCTCCCCCGTCAACGACGAAGTGTTCAACCAGATCAAGCTCAACAAGTAG
- a CDS encoding ABC transporter permease, with the protein MLRVIGKRLLMLIPTLIGLSILLFIWVRSLPGGPATALLGDKATPEAIARINEAYGFDRPLIEQYFTYVGKLLQGDFGTSTVTGRPVLEEFATRFPATLELAAVALIFAIGIGIPLGYLAARHYGRFWDHSSVVLSLIGITVPVFFLAFILKWLLAIQIPLFPTDGRQDPRINATHVTDFYVLDGLLTREWDASWDALMHLVLPGIALGTIPLAIIVRITRASVLEVQGADYVRTARAKGLMEKTIRSRFVLRNAMLPVTTTIGLQTGLLISGAVLTETVFAFSGVGRFLRDAIFNLDYPVLQGFIIFIAVAYSLINLLVDVSYGFIDPRVRVQ; encoded by the coding sequence GTGCTGCGAGTTATAGGCAAGCGCCTGTTAATGCTGATCCCGACCCTGATCGGCTTGTCCATCCTTTTGTTCATCTGGGTCCGCAGCCTTCCCGGCGGCCCGGCCACCGCCCTCCTGGGCGACAAGGCCACACCTGAGGCCATCGCCAGGATCAATGAGGCCTACGGCTTCGACCGGCCCCTCATTGAGCAGTACTTCACCTACGTCGGCAAACTCCTGCAGGGCGACTTCGGCACCTCCACCGTGACCGGCCGTCCCGTCCTGGAAGAGTTCGCCACCCGTTTCCCGGCCACCTTGGAACTCGCCGCCGTGGCCCTGATCTTCGCGATCGGCATCGGGATTCCGCTGGGCTACCTGGCTGCCAGGCACTACGGCAGGTTCTGGGACCACTCCTCCGTGGTGCTCTCCCTGATCGGCATCACGGTGCCGGTCTTCTTCCTCGCCTTCATCCTCAAGTGGCTCCTGGCCATCCAAATCCCGCTGTTCCCCACGGATGGCCGGCAGGATCCGCGCATCAACGCCACGCATGTCACGGACTTCTATGTCCTGGACGGGCTCTTAACAAGGGAGTGGGACGCCTCCTGGGATGCGCTGATGCACCTGGTGCTGCCAGGCATTGCGCTCGGAACGATTCCGCTGGCGATCATCGTGCGCATTACCCGCGCGTCCGTCCTTGAAGTGCAGGGCGCGGACTATGTCCGCACGGCCCGGGCCAAGGGGCTGATGGAAAAGACCATCCGCAGCCGGTTCGTGCTGCGCAACGCGATGCTCCCTGTCACCACGACCATTGGCCTGCAGACAGGGTTGCTCATCTCCGGTGCCGTCCTGACCGAAACGGTCTTCGCCTTCAGCGGAGTGGGAAGGTTCCTGCGGGACGCCATCTTCAACCTGGACTATCCCGTGCTGCAGGGCTTCATCATCTTTATCGCCGTGGCGTATTCCCTGATCAACCTGCTGGTTGATGTCTCCTACGGCTTCATCGACCCGAGGGTGAGGGTGCAATGA
- a CDS encoding ABC transporter permease, which produces MSTVLPPPAGGAVRPDEPAAPDVRGSGMWSDAFRRLRRNPAAIAGAVIVGLFILVAVFAPILAPYGGEELPGRTEITPTSIPGPGDIEGFPLGLDRFGGDVLSKLIWGARASLLIGVISTALGLAGGMLLGVIAGGVGGWVDNVIMRFVDILLSVPNLLLAVSIAAVLGQTPSAVMIAIGVSQVPIFARLLRSSMISQRGADYILSAQALGLSTRTITMSHLLPNSVGPVIVQATLTLATAVIDAAALSFLGLGGGRPESAEWGRMLTYAQNELAVAPQLAFLPGICIAITALGFTLLGESLRESLDPKTRRK; this is translated from the coding sequence ATGAGTACAGTTCTTCCGCCGCCGGCAGGCGGCGCTGTCCGCCCCGACGAACCGGCCGCCCCTGATGTACGCGGCAGCGGAATGTGGAGTGACGCCTTCCGCAGGCTGCGCCGCAACCCCGCGGCGATCGCGGGCGCCGTGATCGTGGGCCTGTTTATCCTGGTCGCCGTCTTCGCACCCATCCTTGCGCCATACGGCGGCGAGGAACTGCCGGGCCGCACCGAAATCACGCCGACGTCGATCCCCGGCCCCGGTGACATCGAAGGCTTTCCGCTCGGGCTGGACCGCTTTGGCGGCGACGTCCTGTCCAAGCTCATCTGGGGAGCCCGCGCGTCCCTGCTGATCGGCGTTATCTCCACCGCGCTTGGACTGGCCGGAGGCATGCTGCTCGGCGTCATTGCCGGCGGCGTAGGCGGCTGGGTGGACAACGTCATCATGCGGTTCGTGGACATCCTGCTCTCCGTCCCGAACCTGCTGCTGGCCGTGAGCATCGCGGCCGTGCTGGGACAGACGCCGTCGGCGGTGATGATCGCCATCGGGGTATCCCAGGTGCCGATCTTCGCCAGGCTCCTGCGGTCGTCCATGATCAGCCAGCGGGGCGCGGACTATATCCTGTCCGCGCAGGCCCTGGGACTAAGCACCCGGACCATCACCATGAGCCATCTGCTGCCGAACAGTGTTGGCCCGGTGATCGTCCAGGCGACCCTGACCCTGGCCACCGCCGTGATCGACGCCGCGGCCCTGTCCTTCCTGGGACTCGGCGGCGGACGGCCTGAGAGCGCGGAATGGGGGCGGATGCTGACCTACGCACAGAACGAACTTGCCGTGGCACCGCAGCTCGCGTTCCTGCCCGGCATCTGCATTGCCATCACGGCCCTCGGCTTCACCCTGCTGGGTGAGTCGCTGCGTGAATCACTGGATCCCAAGACGCGGCGCAAGTAA
- a CDS encoding ABC transporter ATP-binding protein produces MTETSPESPLLEVTDLAVGFRTMEGPVQAVRKAGFSLGAGKTLAIVGESGSGKSTTAMAVIGLLPGNGKVTSGSIRFDGRELVGLPESKMRAVRGRSIGLVPQDPMSNLNPVTKIGTQVAETLLVHGMATGKDVDRKVVEVLTAAGLPDAAERAKQYPHEFSGGMRQRALIAIGLACRPRLLIADEPTSALDVTVQRTILDQIERMTEELGTSVLLITHDLGLAAERASDLVVMHRGEVVETGPARQLLEDPQHPYTQSLVRAAPSVAAVRLAPGAFAAPASERLHAVGGGESAGTGTDTAGTPAAVDNIVEIRDLNKVFSIRGKAGDFHAVRNVSLEIPRGKTVAIVGESGSGKTTTARMLLKLIEPTSGTMTFDGVDVASLQKRELSSFRQRVQPIFQDPYSSLDPMFTIERILDEPLKTYKRGDRAERAARVRELMEQVALPVSMLRRYPAELSGGQRQRVAIARALALKPELIVCDEPVSALDVLVQAQILRLLGDLQRELGLSYLFISHDLAVVRLISDYVCVMKDGELVEAATSEEVFQNPRHPYTRKLLASIPGNELNIEGELAS; encoded by the coding sequence ATGACTGAAACCAGCCCTGAATCTCCGCTGCTAGAAGTGACCGATCTCGCCGTCGGCTTCCGGACCATGGAAGGCCCCGTGCAGGCGGTCCGCAAGGCCGGATTCAGCCTCGGTGCCGGGAAAACCCTGGCCATTGTGGGCGAATCCGGATCCGGCAAATCCACCACCGCCATGGCGGTCATTGGGCTGCTTCCAGGGAACGGCAAAGTCACTTCGGGCAGTATCCGCTTTGACGGGCGGGAGCTGGTCGGGCTCCCGGAATCCAAGATGCGCGCCGTCCGGGGGCGGTCCATTGGACTCGTTCCGCAGGATCCGATGTCCAACCTGAACCCGGTGACCAAGATCGGCACCCAGGTAGCAGAGACGCTCCTGGTCCACGGCATGGCCACCGGCAAGGACGTGGACCGCAAGGTCGTGGAGGTGCTCACCGCAGCCGGCCTTCCCGATGCCGCCGAACGGGCCAAGCAGTATCCGCACGAATTCTCCGGCGGTATGCGCCAGCGCGCGCTGATCGCCATTGGGCTTGCCTGCAGGCCCCGCCTGCTCATTGCCGACGAGCCCACCAGCGCGCTGGACGTCACGGTGCAGCGGACCATCCTGGACCAGATCGAGAGGATGACCGAAGAACTGGGCACCAGCGTCCTGCTGATCACCCACGACCTTGGTCTGGCCGCCGAACGTGCCTCCGATTTGGTGGTGATGCACCGGGGCGAGGTCGTCGAGACCGGGCCTGCACGCCAACTGCTGGAGGACCCCCAGCATCCCTATACGCAGTCCCTGGTGCGTGCTGCGCCCAGCGTGGCGGCCGTGCGCCTTGCACCCGGCGCGTTTGCCGCGCCGGCCTCTGAACGGCTGCATGCAGTCGGCGGCGGAGAAAGCGCCGGCACCGGCACTGACACAGCTGGAACTCCGGCTGCGGTGGATAACATCGTGGAAATCCGGGACCTGAACAAAGTCTTCTCCATCCGCGGCAAGGCCGGAGACTTCCATGCAGTGCGGAACGTGAGCCTTGAGATCCCGCGCGGCAAGACAGTAGCCATCGTGGGGGAGTCCGGATCGGGCAAAACGACGACCGCGAGGATGCTGCTCAAGCTGATCGAGCCGACGTCGGGCACCATGACGTTCGACGGCGTTGACGTTGCTTCGCTGCAGAAGCGCGAGCTGAGCAGTTTCCGCCAGCGGGTGCAGCCGATCTTCCAGGACCCTTACTCCTCACTGGACCCGATGTTCACCATTGAACGGATCCTGGACGAACCGCTCAAGACCTACAAGCGGGGCGATCGTGCAGAGCGTGCTGCCCGGGTACGCGAACTCATGGAACAGGTTGCCCTGCCTGTGTCCATGCTGCGCCGCTATCCGGCGGAGCTCTCGGGCGGGCAGCGCCAGCGTGTGGCCATTGCCCGTGCCCTGGCACTCAAGCCCGAGCTGATCGTCTGCGATGAGCCTGTCTCGGCACTGGATGTCCTGGTGCAGGCGCAGATCCTGAGACTGCTGGGGGACCTGCAGCGCGAGCTCGGGTTGAGCTACCTCTTCATTTCCCACGACCTGGCCGTGGTCCGGCTGATCTCGGACTACGTCTGCGTCATGAAGGACGGTGAGCTGGTGGAAGCGGCGACCTCCGAAGAGGTCTTCCAGAATCCGCGGCACCCGTACACCCGTAAGCTGCTTGCCTCCATTCCCGGCAACGAACTCAACATCGAAGGCGAGCTGGCTTCATAG